Genomic DNA from Carnobacterium divergens DSM 20623:
AAATTGAAGAACACAATTCAGCAAAGACAACAAATTCGTTTTTTTATTTATAATGTCGTGACCTTTGCCATTATTTTTTTAATTTTTGGTTTAATCATTTACCAACAAGTTCAAAATTCGCTCTATTCATCTGTTAATAGTGAATTATTAAAACAAAAAGAACGATTAGATAATGTGCCTCCTGTCAGTAAAGAGGGCATAGAAAATCAACCTGATTTACCGAAAAATATGGAACAAAAACGACAAGGATCGGGTCCAGGTGTTCTACCAGTAGAATGGGATAAAAATGGAAAAATCTTAAATCAAGATGCGATTGGTGAACTAAATTATGCGCTATTTAACCAATTAACCTTAGATACAACAAAATTAGGAACCGTAAAAAGCGTATCAGTAGGAGAATCTTCCTATCGATACATTGTTTTTAAAGCAAAAAATAGTATAAATCAGGATGCAGCGTACATTCAATTTATCATAAGTGTCAAAGCAGAAGAGCAACTGGCTGCTAGTTTTGGTGAAATATTGATTGTGTGCTCCATTGTTTTTTGGATTTTCTCAATTCTAGCCAGTTATGTTTTAGCCAGAAAATCAATGCGCCCTATCTTACTTTCATGGCAAAAACAAACTGAATTTGTAGAAAATGCCTCCCATGAATTGCGGACACCATTAACAATTATCCAAAATAAATTAGAAGGCTTACTTACAAAACCAAATGAGCGGATTGTAGACGAAATCGAACCAATTGCTCTCTCTCTTTCCGAAATTCGCCATTTAAGTAAACTCACGAGTGATCTATTATGGCTGTCACGAGCAGATTCCAATCAAACACTATTAACAAAAGAACCTGTCCTCTTAAATGATTTCTTAGCAGAATGTTTAGCACCATACCAAGAAATTGCTGCTAGTCAAGGAAAGTATTTTTGGACAAAATTAGCTTCGCCAGTGATTGCCGAAATCGACAAAACAAGAATCCAACAAGTTTTAGTGATTTTATTAGATAATGCGTTAAAATACACAAAAGAAAAAGAAACAATCGGCTTAGGTAGCTTTGTTGAAGGGAATTACTGGGAACTTATGATTAGCGATACAGGGTCAGGAATTGCTAAGGAAAATCAAGAACGGGTTTTTGAGCGTTTCTTTAGAGAAGAAAAATCCCGAAATCGAGGAACTGGTGGGACAGGATTAGGACTTCCTATTGCTAAATGGATAGTAGAGTTGCATCAAGGGAAAATTGAGCTGGTAGAGAACACATCGAAGGGTTGCTTGTTTAAAGTACGAATTCCCTTAACGTGAAATTGACTACTTGTAGGTTTATAAAAGGTAATAACCTGTTCTTTTTTTAGAAGTAAGAGGGACGTGTATTGGGATATCTAAGTAATTTTCTAAAAGCAATCTTGAACTCAATCCCATCCTCTTGATTTATCCCTTAAAATGGTTATAATTAGTAAGACTGGGAAAAATACGACCTTCAAATCGTAAAGATTTTCAGAATCTATTTGAAATGATGGTGAAAAGCATGACAGACAACAGCAAAACACGTGTCGTAGTTGGCATGAGTGGCGGAGTTGACTCATCTGTTACAGCATTGCTTTTAAAAGAGCAAGGTTATGACGTGGTGGGGATTTTTATGAAGAACTGGGATGACACAAATGAAGCTGGCGTATGTACAGCAACAGAGGATTACAACGATGTAATTCAAGTGGCAAACCAAATTGGAATTCCTTATTATTCAGTGAATTTCGAAAAACAATATTGGGACAGAGTTTTCCAATACTTCTTAGATGAATACAAGCTAGGAAGAACGCCAAATCCAGACGTAATGTGTAACAAGGAAATTAAATTTAAAGCCTTCCTTGATTATGCGATGAGTTTAGGCGCTGATTATGTAGCAACTGGGCACTATGCGCAAGTAACAAGAGACGAGGACGGCGTAACGCATATGTTACGTGGAATCGATACAAATAAAGATCAAACCTATTTCTTAAATCAATTGTCACAAGAACAATTAGCTAAAACAATGTTTCCTTTAGGCGGCATGGAAAAATCAGAAGTTCGCAAAATTGCTGAAGAAGCGGGCTTAGCAACTGCTAAAAAGAAAGATTCGACAGGTGTTTGTTTTATTGGCGAACGTGATTTTAAACAATTTTTAATGAATTATTTACCAGCAAAACCGGGAAACATGGTGACAATTGATGGTGAAGTCAAAGGACAACACGATGGCTTAATGTATTATACTATTGGGCAACGCCAAGGTTTAGGCATTGGTGGTGGCGGTGAATCAAGTGAACCGTGGTTTGTTGTTGGAAAAGATTTAAAAACCAATACGCTTTATGTGGGACAAGGTTTCCATCATGAACATTTATATGCTACTCACTTAGATGCAACAGATATTCATTTTACAACCTATAAAGAAATGCCAAGAACCTTTAAATGTACGGCTAAATTTCGTTATCGCCAAACAGATACAGGTGTGACGGTTCATTTAAACGAAGATGGTACAACTGCTCGTGTTGAATTTGATGAGCCTGTTAGAGCGATTACGCCAGGGCAAGCTGTTGTTTTCTATGACGGTATGGAATGCTTAGGCGGCGGAACTATTGACGTTGCTTACAATGACGCTAAAATCTTACAATATGTCTAATTAAATAAAAAAACAGTAACTGATTTCCAGTTGCTGTTTTTTTATTATCAGTCTTTCCTTGATATTTCGACAAACTTCAAGGATAATATGGGAAACATTAAAATGAAACTAGGTGAAAAAAATGACAAAACTTTATTTTGTCCGTCATGGTAAAACGGAATGGAATCTTTCACGAAAATTACAAGGTGGACAGGCTGATTCTCCGTTGTTAGAAGATAGTTTAATTGAAGCTCAATTACTTGGAGAGCAATTAAAAGAGGTTGCATTTGGACAAGTATTTGTCAGCACCCAGCTACGAGCTGTAAAAACCTGTGAAATGCTGTTATCAGAATTTGTTGAAGCACCTGGCGTTACGTATGTAGATGGTTTAAAAGAGTTTGGTTTGGGAACATTAGAAGGGCAAACGAT
This window encodes:
- a CDS encoding sensor histidine kinase — its product is MKNTIQQRQQIRFFIYNVVTFAIIFLIFGLIIYQQVQNSLYSSVNSELLKQKERLDNVPPVSKEGIENQPDLPKNMEQKRQGSGPGVLPVEWDKNGKILNQDAIGELNYALFNQLTLDTTKLGTVKSVSVGESSYRYIVFKAKNSINQDAAYIQFIISVKAEEQLAASFGEILIVCSIVFWIFSILASYVLARKSMRPILLSWQKQTEFVENASHELRTPLTIIQNKLEGLLTKPNERIVDEIEPIALSLSEIRHLSKLTSDLLWLSRADSNQTLLTKEPVLLNDFLAECLAPYQEIAASQGKYFWTKLASPVIAEIDKTRIQQVLVILLDNALKYTKEKETIGLGSFVEGNYWELMISDTGSGIAKENQERVFERFFREEKSRNRGTGGTGLGLPIAKWIVELHQGKIELVENTSKGCLFKVRIPLT
- the mnmA gene encoding tRNA 2-thiouridine(34) synthase MnmA; its protein translation is MVKSMTDNSKTRVVVGMSGGVDSSVTALLLKEQGYDVVGIFMKNWDDTNEAGVCTATEDYNDVIQVANQIGIPYYSVNFEKQYWDRVFQYFLDEYKLGRTPNPDVMCNKEIKFKAFLDYAMSLGADYVATGHYAQVTRDEDGVTHMLRGIDTNKDQTYFLNQLSQEQLAKTMFPLGGMEKSEVRKIAEEAGLATAKKKDSTGVCFIGERDFKQFLMNYLPAKPGNMVTIDGEVKGQHDGLMYYTIGQRQGLGIGGGGESSEPWFVVGKDLKTNTLYVGQGFHHEHLYATHLDATDIHFTTYKEMPRTFKCTAKFRYRQTDTGVTVHLNEDGTTARVEFDEPVRAITPGQAVVFYDGMECLGGGTIDVAYNDAKILQYV